Within the Halobaculum limi genome, the region CCAGCACAAGTCCGATAGTCTTGTAGTCATTATTCACAACTAGAGGTGAAGACGATGATCACACTCACCGGACTCGTGGCACAGGTCGGCCCACACGCCCCGATGGGGCCCGGTCCACACGGCCCCGCGGGCGGGGGCTGGATGGGAAGCGGATGGATGGGCGGCGGCCTGTTCCCGTGGCTCGGACCGTGGGCAGGCCTCTTCGTGATGCTCCTCGTCCTCGGCCTTCTCGCGGCCGTCGTCTACGCGGCGGTCACGCTCGCGCAAGACGCCGACGGCGACCGGCCGGACGACGCAGTCTCCGTCCTCGACCGCCGGTACGCCCGAGGCGAGGTCGACGACGAGGAGTACCGCGAGCGTCGCCGTCGCCTGACCGACGGCTGACCCTCACCCACCATCGAACCAACCCCCTTCTGCTTCGCTTATCGCATCAACTCGCCGCCGTTAACGTTCAGCGTCTCGCCGGTGACGAACCGCGCGTCTCGGAGGTACGCGACGGCGTCGGCGATATCGGCTGGCGCTCCGAAGTAGTCCATCGGGATC harbors:
- a CDS encoding SHOCT domain-containing protein, which codes for MITLTGLVAQVGPHAPMGPGPHGPAGGGWMGSGWMGGGLFPWLGPWAGLFVMLLVLGLLAAVVYAAVTLAQDADGDRPDDAVSVLDRRYARGEVDDEEYRERRRRLTDG